tatTACTCTCACGCAGTATTGGACAGATTTAAGCCGGTACTACCGGCTAATTTTTCAGTACACATTTTTACGTAATTATctgcagaaaattacattttccaactcagaaaaatctattgagtccaaatattatatttaaattttctaattaacattctaaatttttgaacctattctagacaattaaattattttaattaaacagTTAATTAATTGCGATTCTTACAATtggattaataataaaaaaacaaacaacaaTTAGTGAACAATAGTAAAATAATTCCTTCATAGTGATATTATTTATAGAGATGGaagaaaaaattcatattaatatAGTAAATCTTGCTTGGATTACTTTAATGGTTGTTttcacatttttcttttctcttagtATGGGGAGGAAGTGGACTTCAAAAGTACGACTAATTGGGGTAGGAGATCCAGCTATATCAATTGTTTTCTAACTGGGTTATTAAATTTTTCTATTGAATATTCTTTATTTCATTTCCTTTTAATTAATACCATACCAATTCTTTTAATTCAAATATATCCACATTTCGTAAGTCTATTTTATTTGAGTGGTGTAATGTAATCAATGCATAATACAAACAAAATAATCTATCAATTatccaatagtaaaatttattaaaatttctaTTTGGATAAATTGGCTCTTACCaaagttatatataaaaaatgagtaACTGTAAACTCCCCCCCCCTTAAcacctctttttccttttttccccttttttcaaACGAATTCATCTTTCGAACCATATCTCATCCCGTATGTGATGAAATAGGATGAATTGAGACAGTATTTTGTAAATACGTAATTATCTTGAATATATCAACCATTTATTTACTTTTCGATTATccgaaaagaacaaaaaaaacatCTTGTTCTTTTTCAACAATTTCTGATATCTAGTAGACTTCTCAGTAGGATTCGAACCCAGATGCagttttaagaaaaaaaagaacaataGGCTCTTATAGAATTGCCAAAAAATTCTTCGATTTCTTCTGAAAGCAGATGATTATTCATCTGCTTCTCACATTCTATGAATAGTCGACACATTGAAGAATATCCAAAGAGACATTTAGAGAATCGCTTTGATTCTATTTATGTTCGTTCCGTTTGAAGAAAGGAAGAATCCAAACAAAGAATCaatctttcttttagttgtatcTCTTTGATTGGTCAATGTATGATATTCCAAACCCTCGTTTCTAATGAAATTTCTGGATTGATCAAAAGATCCTTTTAATTGGCTAAAATCCGTTTGAATGAAACTAGATCTCGTGAAATCATATTGACTATTTGATGATACATTCCATACCTTGCTAAAATATCAATCTTTGTTTACCAACCACACATTATCTAATCAAATCCAATTTTCTCTCGATATGCTCCTCAAAATCCGATTCGCGCGAATTCTTCCCCCAACTAGCGAAGAGATCTTGGCAGAGTTGCCACGTGAAATTGAGCACCATTTTGCAAAAAAAATAGCCCGCTTATTTCTCAAAAAGAAATGGAAAACATGCTCAATATCATTTGATTGAGCACCCGTGTAACGTCGCCCTATATTCCAATTCCACGACAGACAATCGATGTGTATCAATGATGTCAAAAGGGCGGTAATAGTATTTGGGGGAGCACAGGAATTGCATAAATACTCCCGGTAGAGTAAATTTTATTTGTCTGTTCTCCAGAGGTTACTGTAGAATTTATAAATATAACAACAAATTGTAACAACAACAAAGGGGAGGGGGGAAAACGATCGGTGTACAAATCAACGAGGGAAAAAAAAACTGTTTTCTagaaggaaacaaaaaaaaaaggctatGCATTACCCAAGTTACCTCAGTTACAGATGCCTCGAGTCTTCTGCTGCCTAACTTTGCAGGACACTGGACCAAGAAGATCGCGGCGTGCCTTTTGTTTTCATTAAAAGAGTTGGTTTGATATTTACTTCATAATCTTCCAACTGCAAGCTCAAGGAATCGCTGTCGCACAATGTTAGCGCTAATGATTGACCAACAGTTTTTGTATAGTCATCCTGAAGGCTGATGTAGTCAGTAAGTTCTCCTTCAAGATCATCACTCAGATCACGTTGCCCTGGAATAACTACGATTCCAGCTTCAGAAACATTAATCGGAACAGAAGCAAAGTAACGCCCTCTGCTGTTACTATTACTCTGATCTCCAgatctcttccttttctttcccttttgtTTTTCGGGATGATGAAGCTTGCATCTGGTTCCTTTCGTACAGGTGCCCGTTGCTTGAAAAGTAGGACAGATACAACTGTGCTTCTTCCTACACTGATCATACATGAGCAAGCGAGTATTAGTCTCCGGTCATTTATGCACACAAATTTTTCGAAGAACAGTCAGCAGAGCCTAGAGTACAGAAaagattataattaaataaacaagaTTACACTTAGCAGTATTACTCCATTAGGATTAGCAATCCAACACAAACAGTGCAACAGGCTGCAACTGACTAGTCAATATGAAATTCTACTCAATGAACCCAAGTTGACATTAGAACCCTATGGCCTATACCCTACATAAATACAATGAACCACCGGATCATATCCATATTCTGCTAGTTGAAATGGAAATTCATACGCAAAGAAATGGATATTCTAGCAAAATGAGGAACAAATTAAATATTCAATATTatccagaaaacaaaattaattatgttGGTTAATACCTCATTCCCATCAGCACAATAACCCTTGAGAAATCCTTCACAAACAGAAGCCTTAGGGTTCACATTGACATGTCTATATGGGCAATTTCGGTTTGTGCATAAGCCTGCCATGAAAGTCGTCAGAATTATAACTTCCTTTGGAAGGAAAAAGACGAATTATATCAAAGATTACTTTCTAATAACCTTGCAGAAAATAAGAACAATCTGGCATTCTCTCTGGTATAACCTGCACAAGTGATTAACTTCAGTTTAGAGACAGGAGTAAATGCAGTAGATAACATTCAATGTCTTGGACTTGCTGCTATAACAAAACCTTATGAGTCAATTTGCAGCTGGGAGTAGAACATAAACCATTCAGGAACTTAGTACAGACAGCAATTTTTGAGGGATCATGAACATAAGGGCATTTCCCACCCTCCTTGTTACATTTCCCAAATCTTGTAAAAAACTGACAATACTTCTGCTTTCGAGCCAACCGTTGCCTGGCAGTATGCAAGCTCCATCTAACTTTTTCATTTGCCAATTTTCGAGTTCGTTTTTTTGGGTCTCTGATAAGCTGATTACCATTTCCAATTCGGACATATCTGTGAAAATTGATTCAGCATAGCAAGATCAATAACACTGCAGGACTTGGCATTATACAAATATTTTCCCTTTGGCTGCTTTTAAGCTAAGACAACCAACACTGACGAAATTCAAAATACTATAGGTATAAAAGCCAGTGCATAATAAGAGGGAACATACTCATCATTTCCAATCACCAATCTCCTAGGAATGTAAGCTCTTTTCACAACCAAGCCCGAATCAGCAGTGGCAGACGACAGGGATTCATCATCTACAAAAAGAATTGTAAGTGAAACATTGTAAGACCAAGTAATAGGATCTATTAACTGCTAGAGAAAAACAGCAGACTTATCCACAGAATATAATGACAAAAGAATGGGAAGCTGAACAGAAATGGAAGAACATTCATAATGGTCAATCCCATATTGGAAACAAAAGAAAGCTTAATGATTCCACACCTCACATTGCATAAACAAGAAATCAACTACAAACAAACTAAATGGTGTGGAGTATTTTACATAAGATAAgcaataaaaaaattgagaacaTTTCAAGAATATACAGGCAGGGCATATGTACACAGCCATGACAACATATGGGGTGAGTAATTCCAAattttgaacccatgaccaacaAGTCACAAGGCATCAAGGCTTATATGTTTGGATTTTTCTTTCTGCACCTTTACCATCATAtagacattaaaataaaaaaagggtaGCCCAGTGCACAAGCATTCCACATTAACGGAGGGTCCAGAAAAGGGTCATACCCAAAGGGTATAATGTACACAGCCTAACCTGTTAATTACATCAGTGGCTGTTTACACGGATTGAACCCGTGACCTTAAGGTCACACAGAGATAACACAACCATTGCTCCAAGGCTCCACTTCTATAGTATAGACATTAAGTTAATCAAAATGAGTCATAATGCTAACAGGTAATTCACTGCAAATGTTCAACTAGGGAACACATCTTTGGGAGAGGAAATAGGTCAGAGTCTTTTAGACATGCCTCGCCTATAATGCTATTTCAAAGGCTATTCATTATTGAAGTTGAAAAGAAACTAGCAAGCATTGCTTAGCTGAtgcaattaaattttttgttctaaGGAGCATCCATCATCCTTTCATTCAGTTCTTAATCTATCCCACAATGTTTTTTCATTGTGCTTAGAAGAATCTTGAAAACTGTCATACCACAATTTGTCCTTCAGCAGTCTGAGGCACCGTATTTCCAAATTACGGTTTTCATCATTCATGGCTTCAACAAAAGCCAGACAGCTTAAATATGATTCTTGGTCCCTATAAATATAGGTCATTTTGATTTTAATCTCTCTTTCcacttctctctttctttttttgtgcTTTTAGTCTTCATCATTAATAGCTTCGATCATTATATTTCATTAAAAAATGATTTTAGTTTGTACAAATATAATAAGTGACCTATAAATATCCCTGCAAATGCTTCATTGAGCCTAGGGGCGTATCATGTTTTTGGTGGACTGAAAAGTATGAAAGGACACACAAGGTTCAAGTAAAATGGTTCTCACAGAAATCCTGACCACCTGAAATCCTCTGAAGTGTGCGCCTGGAAGGATCCATTTTGTAGCGAACTGAACCAATACGGAATATACGTTCTACAAAATCAACCCATTACTTTCAGCCAGTaaggaaaaacaaagataaaTAGAACACAGAGCATAAATAAGCTTTAATAGCACGTTAAACAAATAGTCTGCAGCTTTATGATATGACAAACTCTCATGGAAAGAATGTTTCCTACTATTTGCATGGGAACCAACGCAAGCTGCACCTTTTTGCTCTCTCTTTTTCCTCTCTACTGCAGCAACAGCAAGTGTGGCCTCCTAAAATGATGATGAGAAACTGTTAAGTTCACTGACTAAGAAAGATCTATTTGCATAAAGTAAAATATACCAAAAGCCAAACTAACCTCATTAGCTTGCTTTGAGTTCTTCTCAATGGATTTGGACCATTTTAAACTAGACCCACCAACACTTAATACCTTGGATTTCCAAAGAGAAAACCCACGGGTTGACCTAGTGTAAACAGTATCCATCTTTCTGAAATGAAGCATTTTCTTactaaaataaaacagaaatcaAAAGTTTGCAATTTTGGGCTGCTGGTTGCACACAACCCAAAGCAGGAGAAACAAAGCAAACATAAATGAAGGAGTATCAAATGCTGAGTACCTAACTGCTGATAAGAAGGTACTATTGGAACATGAAGCAGAATTATGAATGACGCTTCTTAAATATGTTGGTCTTTTCCATGGAAATAACTGAGGCAAAACCCTTTGAGAATGCCATGAATTATGGCCATTTTTAGGTGACTTTTTGCCACATAATGTCCAGACTAATGAGGCTCTTAAAGATTTGAATGATCTCCCAGCAACTGAAAAGGATAAAGTTAAGTCTCAGCTCTAACCATGAATAAAGGGAAATAAAGCTATTATATGGAATAGCACCAACAGCTCAAAATTCCTCAGCCAACAGTGAGTCACAGCAAGGGCTGGGAATGGAGAAATCACTCCACCATAAGCTCAAACGAATAGACTCAAGACATGCAGAGATATAACATAAACACAAGCAAAcaacgaaataaaataaaaagctcTAAAAGTTAGGCTCAGGACATATAGAAAATTGTGAAGCTGATATTGGAAGAAAATGCCATTTATGCATTCATATATAAACATATAAAAGAAGAGATGAACACAAACAGAATTCTTGTAAAACAAGGGACACATTTCTAGCAGGTACAAACTAATGGATAGATGCATATAGCAAGCAGTTCAGTGtacttttaaattattatattttaaacagcAAACAGTATTCAACTGAATACATGATATGCATCTACTGCAGCCCCAATCCAAAAGTTATATATTTCCCAACGATGGTATGAGATTCAAAAGAGCAAAAATTATATGGATATGAATTAGGCAAAATAATAAGTTCTCCACCTATACCTTTATGTAACTGCCTCTTACTAAGCTTTCTGTTGCAAAGCACCTTACAAGACCCCTGACCATCAGAATCTAGAGTGGCTTTCGGCACTGCAACAGTCTGGTTCATATTCCTAACTAACTGATTTTTGCACCTCTTGTAGTAGCCTTCAGAGAAGGCTGTTTGGGACTTCTCATCACGAGAATTTGAAGTCGCTACCAACTGATTTGTTTTGGGCTTTGTATATACAATTCTCTTGGTGCTGAAAGAAGAAATGTGTCCATCATTTGCTTCAACTTGGTTCTCCAGCTTACTCAGTGGACTACTTTGATTATCAGGAGTTTCGTACTGATTTGAATCATCTTTGGAAGAGTTTGGTGTATCATTGATATCTATCAGTTTTCTAGGATCTGATGCATTTTCATAGCAACCACTGGAAGGAGGTTCTACCAATGGGGAAGATATATTTTCCTCTGATAATGTGCCAATGGATAGTGAAGGTTTTCTCTGACTCTGCTGAGGGACCTCTGCTACTCCTGTTTTCAAGGTCAGTTGATCTGACACATCAATCCTGCTCCCAGATCTGGTACTCTTTGATAATTCATCTAAGCTCAAAGGTGACTTATTTACAGAAGAGATCTGAGTAAAAGAAACTGTAGTAGGCTGTCTTACAAGACTGTTACCTTTACGAATGTAAGAGGTATTCTGAAAGTTTCCTTTCCTATCTAGAATTTGCCTTTTGGGAAGAAATTTTCCTGGCGAAAGCTTGTTTCCAGGTAAAGAACCTTGAGAATTATTACCAGAACGTCGCCAAGTTCGAGGATTTGAGAGATGGGTTGAAGAGGCAGATGTCTTTGAATTTGACTTTGAAATGATGAACGAACGACCCTTTTGAGTTTTTGGCATGGCACCTCCAAGGGTATTTTTGCTCCCATTTTCTGAAAAATAAGAAACTGGACCATTATTTGAAACCTTGGAGTTGACTTGGGATGATTGTCGCATTAGATTCCTCTCAACTGGGTTACTATGCCCAGTTGCATTAGCTGACTTCATAATCTTATTAGTATGCTGTATTGGTGAAGTACAAGTAGGCAAATCAGAACCATGTTCAACTGCAGATATATCCCCACAATTGTTTTCATCTTGGATTGATGTACAATTTAAATTCCCTCTCTCAGGTGCTTCCGATATCCCTTGAGAACACACATCTGATGGTGCTTCAGGTGCATCCTCCTCCAAATCACCATCGGAAGGATGGGACACAATGCTCTGTTGATGAATTAAACTGTCCTTCATATCTCCCTTATTATATCCAGACGCCAAAATGTCAGTTTGCATTTGAGTGCCATTTTCTTTGCATTCACCATCCAACAATGGGAACTGAATGTCCAAGTCCTCACGAAGTGAATAAGATGCAAAATCTGAGTTCTTTAATTCAAAATGGTCAGAACTCATGGTTTCATTATTTGCATATCTAGCGTCACAAGAACCTCCAACAAAATTGTCAGACAATTTCCTACTATCCTCTGAACATGACAATGATTGTGCACTAAACAGAACATCCATGCTTGACAATGCAACTTCTTTTTCGGGTGCTTGTTTATCACTGAAAGAAACAGGAAAATCCGCACAAGATTTGGATACCACAACTGCATCACTCAACTCAGAGGTAGTCGTGACTTTGATCCCTTTAGATAATAGTGAAAGATAATTTGCATCATCAATCTCATTATCTCTAACACAAAGCTCAGCCTCTGAAAGCTCCTTTTTCCCATGTAAAGTAATGATCCCATTCAAGCACGATTCCAGGTTAGAACCTAAGCTTTGAACAGATTGATCCAAAACTTCTGAACAACATGCATCCTTCACCTTCACACTTGAGGCAGTATCCCAATCATTTGCATGGCTAACTGAATTTACAGGTTTTGGAGAAATTCCCTCCATCTTTGAGTGCAAAAACTTTGAATGAGTCCTAgcttttctctttttcatattGTTTATATCCCCTTCACCAAATCCAACAGAAAGATTAGAACTTGAAAATGGCTCTTCCTTGCCACAATTCTCAGAAGATATGGCAGCGTAACTGGGGGAAACATCCTTCACAGCATCATTAGTGATGTCAGAACACTGACCAGCGGTACCATCTTCTAAATTGACCAGTCCACTATAAGAACCCTGTGTCACAGCAATAGCATTTTGTATGCAATCTGTACCAGAGTGAATCTTAATTTTTCCTGAATTTGAAGGGGCAGACATTGCGCTGCTTGATGCAGGGTTGATCACGTCTGGATTTTCTTCCAAAATAGCATACTTGGTGATAATAGTAGGGACCATAAGTCCAAAACCAGATTCACCAGTAAGACCACATTCAGTAACTGTAAGCTTCTCTTTAGATCCTTTAAGATCACCAGAAATTAGGCCATAAACGCTACTAGCAGAGTTATATGTATTAGTGTGATCTGACTTACCAATATTGTCAGCTGAACTAAGAACGCTGTCATCTACTACATCTATAACAAACCCATTCTGTGGACATCTTACATTTGAATAATTCTCACATGATTGAGACTCTTGATTCTGACATAGCTGTTTAATATCACAACCCACATCATTGATTTTGGAAGTACTTCCATTTAATAATTCAGGAACCATGTTAGTATCTGGCATTCTACGCAAGTCATGGACAGAATTATTTGCATCTAAACACTCAGAATCAATCTTTTTAGCTTCACCAGTAGAAGCACAAGATTGAGAATTTGGAATGTTAAGGCCACTTTCAAACCTGGCGGCTCCTTTCTGAGTATCTGAATCTTCATCAGTTTCACATTCTCGTGACCTGGAATGTGGCCCCAAACTCAGCAGGGTTAGATCTCCATTTCTATCTTCAAGCAATTGATTCCGATCCTTTGATAAATTGTATGAACTATGGCCAGGCATTGACATCTTGTCTACAGTGATGTTTTTCTGCTCCAGACAAGGTTCAACTTTGTTGGGAACAGAGACAGATGAAGAACTAGGTATGACTCGATCAGGTTGCACACATCCATGAACCTTATTCACTGATCGTGAATTTGACATTGTAGATTTTGGATTTCCAACAACTTTCTTCACTACTCTCTTGACAACTTTTTTCTTCTTGACAACCCTTGGGGAGGACTTACCAGAGTGAATTTTGGTACTTCCACCTGCAACCTCATTTTTCACACTATCAGTCTCACGGGTGCAAGGTTGAGAACAAGGATTAACAACATTATTCTGTAAGCTTAAATCATTCACAGATCCAGAGCAGTCATTCACTTTGCATGATGAGCTATTCAAAGTTACAACATCCCTAGATACTTTTGCAGCTTCCAAACCAGAACAATCACTATCGGATACTGAaaccttttttctcttttctgaGGGAGTTAAATCAGCATCAGAGACAGAATTCATATTTGTATCAGTAACAACAGTCGAAGTCGAAGCGGTCACAATAGCCTTCGCAACCAGGGAATTTGATTCAAAAGAGATATCAAGTTCCACAGGACTtccttccctttcttcttgtTTCATCCCATGACCTACATGCCCACACTGCTCCTTGCCCCTGAAATCATTAGTGTTAGACTCAGCAGAATAACCAGCATTCCGTAATTGTTCAATCTCACGATTCCTATAACTTGGTTTTGCATTCTGGATCCTAAGAAGAGCACTCTTCTTTTGAACCTGTTTCTTTAGAGAAGGTCGCCATAATTCATGACCAAACTCCCTGTTGTTCCCTCTGCCACTATATCTACCCGATTCCCATCCATATTCCTCACGCGTCCCAACGCgaaaatcatcatcaacattcTTAGCAAAACCAATCTCGCCGGTCCCCAATTCGAACCGTGAATCAGGCAACTCCTTAGGTCCCCTCCTCTCATTCAACCACCTCTTGCCTTCGCCATGCCCATCTCTTCTTCCAACCCTGGGAATCTTATCCTCGAATTCCACACTATACCCGCGAACATACCCCCCGGGTTTCAAATCAATATTAATCTCCCTTGACATCGCCGGTGGCGCCCTGCCGAAGCCTCCGTTGGGCAAGTCGTGTCTGGGTGGCAAATCCCCAACGCCGCGGCGGTGGTAATTGTGGTAATTAGCATCATTACCGCTGCCGCAACCAAACTCCTCATCCTTCCTAGGGTTACCCTCATACTCATACtcaagtctccacctggagcgATCGGGATCGTATCGAATCTTTTCGGCCGGATATGCCGAGGGCGGCAGCGAGACCCCTTCACGGTGTTGGCGCAATTCACTGTCAAGATCAACGGGGGTATAATTCCTCGGAAGGAGACAGTCGGGAGCGATCCTACGGCCAGGGTTAGGGTCCCAGCGTGTTTCAGTGTCGAAACGAGGAAAATTGCGGCGGGGGAAAGGATCGCCCGGGAGGATTCGGCTGGCAATCCTGGGGGATTGGGAAAATGGCTGATTGTGGTTGTTGGAGATTGGGTGTTCTTCTTGGAAGGGACGATTAGGGTAGTTAGGGGAATTGAATTGGGGGAATTGGTTTTGATGGGATGGCGGGTGGTTGTTATTGGGGGCATAAGGAGGCGGAGGAGGAGGTGTGCGGATGGTGCGATAGCGGAGGGGTTGTGCTTGGGGAGGAGGGGCTGGCGGAGTGGGGAGGGACGGGGGCGGAGGGGGCGGCGGAGGGAGGTGGCTGTGGTTGTGATGAGGAGGGGGAGGGGCGTACCTAGTGTGGTTGGTGTTGTTGTCGTCGTTGTTGTGATCATGGtggctgtggtggtggtggtggacgTAGTGGGAGTGGTGTTGGTCCATGACAGTTGATAAAGGATGGTAGTGGTACTCTGCGACCAAGTGGGGGATTGGTGGCGGCGGAGATTGGATCGATATCACCCTGCGTGTGTTAGTTAACTTGCAAGGCTCTCCTTTGCTGGATCCAACAACGGCGTTTCCGTGATTTTTGTTTGGAATTGTCGCTCCGGCTGCTTCGGCTGCTTCAGAGTGAATAATTATACAGTAGCCCCACACATCTAAATCTTTTGgcaattaaattcaatgaaattGACTCAAATCTAACAAAACTTGATGTGCGTTCAAAATCAAGCCGTGTTTTTTTATTTCGTATTTTTCCCGTATGCCTCCTTCTATTAATGttactatttctattttttttctcttctttttcatatattattatagttatttttttttaatttttataatttttttgttttattttttaaaaaagaataaaacaaaaaatataaaagaatgaaataaataagaataaataaaaaaataaaagatgagataaaaaatgaaaaagatttttaaatggtacataatttataaaaaaaaaatagtactaaaattctttaataatagcacataatttttttattttgacaaaatatagaaatatttttttaattttgtacttttttatcttattattcttcttcgtttctttcttcttttcttttctcttttgctcttattttttcttttaagaacaTTATTTCTTATATTAGCCTTGAATGAACATGTCTATATCATATTATAATCTTATTTAGTTGAATAAATATAAGTTTACATTTATTGGAttgaatttttgttaaaaatataaatagtaccaaaatttgtttaaaataaatTGCATACTAAAAGAGCACGTTAACTCTATAAAATGAAATAAGATAGtaccaaaattacttaaaattgacactaaaaatttaataacacgacataaaaaatattaaatctttCTAAACAAAATTACACATTCAGTGAATTGAATGCTTatcttatatataaaataatacaaaaatctaaaaaataacactGAAATGTCTTCACTCTTGAAATTTTCAACTAAatgatgtgataaaattaaactcatttcatGAATACTTGAGTTACAGAttcacaaattttaataaaaaaaataagtgaaaGAATTTGTATATAATATCGCAAAATTAAGCATAACACAATAATTCTTCTTTTAAGAAAAGGATGACGTAtctgaaatataaaataatacaataattttttaattttgacaataaaattttattacaaaacacaaaaatttcttctttaatattgtatttttttttctttttattattcttctttcttgcttttttgtTGCTCTTAATTCGTCTTTTAGGAGCATTACTTCTTATATTAGATTTGAATGAACATGTCTGTACTGTATTGCAATcttatttagttgaatgaatgtaggttcacaCTTATTTGAGTTGAATTCTTGTTAgaaacaaaaataacaccaaaatatgTTGACTCTAATACCGAAATGTCTTTACTCCAATACTAAAATTTTCAACTAAATAATGTGATAGAATTAAGAATTTATTTTATGAAAACTTGAGTTGCaaatttacaaattttaatagaaaagaaataaataaaaattttgtagaTAACACAGTGAAATTAAATATAACAAGTACGAAAATTTGA
This region of Arachis hypogaea cultivar Tifrunner chromosome 8, arahy.Tifrunner.gnm2.J5K5, whole genome shotgun sequence genomic DNA includes:
- the LOC112706494 gene encoding uncharacterized protein isoform X3, with the translated sequence MDQHHSHYVHHHHHSHHDHNNDDNNTNHTRYAPPPPHHNHSHLPPPPPPPPSLPTPPAPPPQAQPLRYRTIRTPPPPPPYAPNNNHPPSHQNQFPQFNSPNYPNRPFQEEHPISNNHNQPFSQSPRIASRILPGDPFPRRNFPRFDTETRWDPNPGRRIAPDCLLPRNYTPVDLDSELRQHREGVSLPPSAYPAEKIRYDPDRSRWRLEYEYEGNPRKDEEFGCGSGNDANYHNYHRRGVGDLPPRHDLPNGGFGRAPPAMSREINIDLKPGGYVRGYSVEFEDKIPRVGRRDGHGEGKRWLNERRGPKELPDSRFELGTGEIGFAKNVDDDFRVGTREEYGWESGRYSGRGNNREFGHELWRPSLKKQVQKKSALLRIQNAKPSYRNREIEQLRNAGYSAESNTNDFRGKEQCGHVGHGMKQEEREGSPVELDISFESNSLVAKAIVTASTSTVVTDTNMNSVSDADLTPSEKRKKVSVSDSDCSGLEAAKVSRDVVTLNSSSCKVNDCSGSVNDLSLQNNVVNPCSQPCTRETDSVKNEVAGGSTKIHSGKSSPRVVKKKKVVKRVVKKVVGNPKSTMSNSRSVNKVHGCVQPDRVIPSSSSVSVPNKVEPCLEQKNITVDKMSMPGHSSYNLSKDRNQLLEDRNGDLTLLSLGPHSRSRECETDEDSDTQKGAARFESGLNIPNSQSCASTGEAKKIDSECLDANNSVHDLRRMPDTNMVPELLNGSTSKINDVGCDIKQLCQNQESQSCENYSNVRCPQNGFVIDVVDDSVLSSADNIGKSDHTNTYNSASSVYGLISGDLKGSKEKLTVTECGLTGESGFGLMVPTIITKYAILEENPDVINPASSSAMSAPSNSGKIKIHSGTDCIQNAIAVTQGSYSGLVNLEDGTAGQCSDITNDAVKDVSPSYAAISSENCGKEEPFSSSNLSVGFGEGDINNMKKRKARTHSKFLHSKMEGISPKPVNSVSHANDWDTASSVKVKDACCSEVLDQSVQSLGSNLESCLNGIITLHGKKELSEAELCVRDNEIDDANYLSLLSKGIKVTTTSELSDAVVVSKSCADFPVSFSDKQAPEKEVALSSMDVLFSAQSLSCSEDSRKLSDNFVGGSCDARYANNETMSSDHFELKNSDFASYSLREDLDIQFPLLDGECKENGTQMQTDILASGYNKGDMKDSLIHQQSIVSHPSDGDLEEDAPEAPSDVCSQGISEAPERGNLNCTSIQDENNCGDISAVEHGSDLPTCTSPIQHTNKIMKSANATGHSNPVERNLMRQSSQVNSKVSNNGPVSYFSENGSKNTLGGAMPKTQKGRSFIISKSNSKTSASSTHLSNPRTWRRSGNNSQGSLPGNKLSPGKFLPKRQILDRKGNFQNTSYIRKGNSLVRQPTTVSFTQISSVNKSPLSLDELSKSTRSGSRIDVSDQLTLKTGVAEVPQQSQRKPSLSIGTLSEENISSPLVEPPSSGCYENASDPRKLIDINDTPNSSKDDSNQYETPDNQSSPLSKLENQVEANDGHISSFSTKRIVYTKPKTNQLVATSNSRDEKSQTAFSEGYYKRCKNQLVRNMNQTVAVPKATLDSDGQGSCKVLCNRKLSKRQLHKVAGRSFKSLRASLVWTLCGKKSPKNGHNSWHSQRVLPQLFPWKRPTYLRSVIHNSASCSNSTFLSAVRKMDTVYTRSTRGFSLWKSKVLSVGGSSLKWSKSIEKNSKQANEEATLAVAAVERKKREQKGAACVGSHANKRIFRIGSVRYKMDPSRRTLQRISGGQDFYDESLSSATADSGLVVKRAYIPRRLVIGNDEYVRIGNGNQLIRDPKKRTRKLANEKVRWSLHTARQRLARKQKYCQFFTRFGKCNKEGGKCPYVHDPSKIAVCTKFLNGLCSTPSCKLTHKVIPERMPDCSYFLQGLCTNRNCPYRHVNVNPKASVCEGFLKGYCADGNECRKKHSCICPTFQATGTCTKGTRCKLHHPEKQKGKKRKRSGDQSNSNSRGRYFASVPINVSEAGIVVIPGQRDLSDDLEGELTDYISLQDDYTKTVGQSLALTLCDSDSLSLQLEDYEVNIKPTLLMKTKGTPRSSWSSVLQS